In Mycoplasmopsis synoviae ATCC 25204, the sequence CAAGCGCATATCCGCTTTTGTTATCTAATAAAAATTCAACTGCTTTAAAACCAAGAAGTGAAGCTAATATTCTTTCTTGTGCTGTAGGGCTTCCACCTCTTTGAATGTGATTTAATGAATTAGCTCTTGTAGCTCATTTGGTTTTTTCTTCAACTAGCTTAGCAAGCTCGGTAATGTTATATCTTTTTTCAGAAACCATAATAATAACGCTACGACGATTTTTTTGCTTAGTTAGCTCTAAGGCTTGATTTGCGATTTCTTCTGGTGTTGGGGTATATGAACTAGTTGCAATAATTTCAGCTCCTGTTGCAATTCCTGAATAAAGCGCTAAATCACCACATTGATTTCCCATAACTTCAACAATCATAATTCTTTGATGACTATTAGCGGTGTCTCTAATTTTATCAACCGCTGAAACGATTGTATTAAGAGCGGTGTCATAGCCTATGGTAAAATCTGAGCTTTTAATATCGTTATCGATAGTTCCAGGAAGACCTATTGTTTTAACTCCTTCTTCATGAAGTTTTTGTGCTCCCATATATGAACCATCACCACCGATTACTATTAAAGCTTCAATGTTTTTAGTTTTTAAATTTTCAATAGCTTTAGCTCTTACTTCTTTGTCTTTAAATTCTGGATATCTAGCTGAATAAATAAAAGTTCCACCTCTAGAAATATAATCATTAATATTTAATTCACTAGCGCTTTGGATATTATTTTCTACAAGACCTTTATATCCTTCATAAACTACATAAGAATTAATATTATTAGCTTTAGCTGCTTTTACAATAGCAACCACAGCTGGATTCATTCCAGGAGAATCTCCTCCTGATGTTAAAATAGCAATATTTTTCATTATTTGTATATCTCCACTAAGTTTTTAAGTAAACAAACCACTGTTAAAGGCCCTACTCCTCCAGGAACTGGAGTTATAGCGCTGACCTTAGTTTTAACGCTTTCGTGATCGACATCACCAAAGATTACACTTGGATCATTTTGATCATAGTTAGTTCCTACATCAATTATAATTGCGCCTTGCTTGATGTTTTCGGCTTTGATGTATTTTGGAACTCCAATTGCAACTATAACTATATCAGCGCTAGCTACAAGTTTAATTGGTGTATTTTCATCAAAAGTAGAAACGCTAGCTCCTCTTCTTTTAAGAATATGAGCCACTGGCTTACCTACTAAATGGCTTCTTCCAACTACTGCTACTTTTTTCTTTTTGTAGTTAATTTCGTGATGCTCGATTAATTCTAAAACCGCTCTAGCAGCAGCTGGCACAAAGAATTTATCATCTGAATTTTTTTCGTTATATAAAATAAATTCATTACGATGTGATAGCCCATCGATATCTTTTTCATATGGCACGGCATCTAAAATTACTTCTTTAGGAAGATGCTTAGGAAGTGGAAGTTGAATTAAAATTCCATCTCAGTTTTCATTGATTTCATCCATTGCTAGAAGAAGTCTTTTTTGAGTTATGTTTTCATCGAATTTAAAACATTTAGCTTCTATTCCAATTTCTTTAGCTTTTTTAAGCTTTTGCTCAACATAGCGATTTGATTCCATTTTATCGCCAACTTGAATAATAGCTAGTTTAATAGGGCGATTTAAATTAAGCTCGTCAAGTTCTTTTTTTAATTGTTTTAAATCTTGTTCGGCTTTTTCTCTTCCACTTAATATTTTCATTTTAATTCCTCTAGATAAATTTGCAACTCTTGTTTATATCTTTGTAATTTATCTTCTTCTAATTTAATTTTTTCTTTAGGAGCTTTAGCTATAAAGTTTTGATTGCTTAAAATATTTTGCGCTCTTGTAATTTCACTTTGACAGAATGCTATTTTTTTCTCAAGCTCTTGCTTTTGTTTTTGTTTTTGCTCTTGAGATATTTCAATAAAAATTGAATTATTATCCAAAACTATTAAAAAGTCTTTATTTTTTTTATATTCACTATTAGTTAGCGATAAAAGAATATTTAGATTTTTCTTTGAAATTTTTTCTTTTAAACAAAGATAAAGCTTTTCTTTTTTAGAAATATTATTATCATCACGATATTTTCTAATTTTAGTAATAGCATCAATTAATAAATTAATCTCGCTGCTATCTTTAAATCTTTTAAACTTAGGCCAAGATTGTTCTAGTAGCTCTTCGTTGTAAAGTTTATTGAATAAATAATCACTGGTGAAAGGTAGAAACGGATGAAGCATAATTAAAATCTTTTTAAAAACATACATTGCTTCGTTTTTAATATTTAAGCTTTTAATTAATTCAATATATCAAGATGATAAATCAGTAAATATAAATTGATATATCTCTACGCCGATAATGCTAAAGTCATAAGTTTTAAATACTTTTTGAATTTGTTTATTTAAAGCAGAAAGCTTATTTAAAATTCATTTGCTTTGCTCGCTTAATTTAGAATATTTAGCTTCTAAATTATTATCAGGCATTGATGATATATATAAAGCAACGTTATAAAGCTTGTTAGATATCTTTCAAGCGCTTTTAATTTTTTCTTGGTTATATCTAATATCCATTCCTGGAGCAGTATTAGTTATTAAAAATCATCTTAGCGCGTCTGATCCATATTTTTCTACAACTTCAATTGGATCAATTCCGTTATTAAGAGATTTTGACATTTTTCTTCCGTCTTTATCTCTAATAAGCCCATGCATGAAGACTTCTTTAAATGGTCTTTGATTTGTGAATTCTAGTGATAAAAATATCATTCTAGAAATTCAAAAGAAAATTAAATCATATCCTGAAACCATAAGCGATGATGGATAATATCTTTTAAAAAATGCATCATCGTTTTCTCATTTAAAAAAGCTAAAAGCTGCAATTCCGCTAGAAAATCAAGTATCTAAAACATCGCTATCTTGAACTCAGCCCTGCCCAGGGCTTTCTGCTTGAACTTTCATCTTTCCATCTTTATATCAAGCTGGAATTTGATGTCCTCATCAAAGTTGTCTTGAAATGTTTCAATCATAGACATTATTCATTCATCTTTTTAGATTATTTTTATATCTATTAGGAAGGAATTTAATTTTTTCCTTTGATGATAGATTTTTTAAAATTAAATCTCTAAAGTGATCCATTTTAATAAATCACTGTGGCAGCATTAAAGTTTCTATAACGCTATTGCTTCTATCTGAATATGAAACATTTGAAATACTATCTTCAGCTTTTATCAGATAATTATTCTCCTCTAAAAACTGAGCCATTTTTTCTCTAGCTTCAAAACGTTCCATTTTATGTCACTGATAATCAGGAGCGTTGATATAACCATTTTTATCAATGGTTTCAATTACTTCTAGGCCTAGTTTTTCAATGATTTCAATGTCGGCTTCAGCGTGAGCTGAAAGCTTCATAAGGCCTGAACCAAATTTAATTTTAACGTA encodes:
- the pfkA gene encoding 6-phosphofructokinase; protein product: MKNIAILTSGGDSPGMNPAVVAIVKAAKANNINSYVVYEGYKGLVENNIQSASELNINDYISRGGTFIYSARYPEFKDKEVRAKAIENLKTKNIEALIVIGGDGSYMGAQKLHEEGVKTIGLPGTIDNDIKSSDFTIGYDTALNTIVSAVDKIRDTANSHQRIMIVEVMGNQCGDLALYSGIATGAEIIATSSYTPTPEEIANQALELTKQKNRRSVIIMVSEKRYNITELAKLVEEKTKWATRANSLNHIQRGGSPTAQERILASLLGFKAVEFLLDNKSGYALGIQNNDIVGVPILEALNMEPVAAKKTLEKTVKINKINKII
- a CDS encoding bifunctional 5,10-methylenetetrahydrofolate dehydrogenase/5,10-methenyltetrahydrofolate cyclohydrolase translates to MKILSGREKAEQDLKQLKKELDELNLNRPIKLAIIQVGDKMESNRYVEQKLKKAKEIGIEAKCFKFDENITQKRLLLAMDEINENWDGILIQLPLPKHLPKEVILDAVPYEKDIDGLSHRNEFILYNEKNSDDKFFVPAAARAVLELIEHHEINYKKKKVAVVGRSHLVGKPVAHILKRRGASVSTFDENTPIKLVASADIVIVAIGVPKYIKAENIKQGAIIIDVGTNYDQNDPSVIFGDVDHESVKTKVSAITPVPGGVGPLTVVCLLKNLVEIYK
- a CDS encoding valine--tRNA ligase; the encoded protein is MQKIYNHQNVEDGIESKWREKKYFIDHNLDKKPFSILLPPPNVTGKLHLGHALDSYIPDTIIRFKKLSGYDVLWLPGMDHAGIATQSKVESELYKQSKLTRHDLGKEKFLAEVWKWKEIHEKLFRQQWQTLGLALDYSNEAFTLSKEVNEKVIKIFVELYNRGYIYKKNRAVSWDINLQTAISNIEVINKETPQKMYYIKYFFENSSEYLTIATTRVETMLSDVAVVANPKDKRYKNLKNKFLIHPITKKRLPLIFDEYVKIKFGSGLMKLSAHAEADIEIIEKLGLEVIETIDKNGYINAPDYQWHKMERFEAREKMAQFLEENNYLIKAEDSISNVSYSDRSNSVIETLMLPQWFIKMDHFRDLILKNLSSKEKIKFLPNRYKNNLKRWMNNVYDWNISRQLWWGHQIPAWYKDGKMKVQAESPGQGWVQDSDVLDTWFSSGIAAFSFFKWENDDAFFKRYYPSSLMVSGYDLIFFWISRMIFLSLEFTNQRPFKEVFMHGLIRDKDGRKMSKSLNNGIDPIEVVEKYGSDALRWFLITNTAPGMDIRYNQEKIKSAWKISNKLYNVALYISSMPDNNLEAKYSKLSEQSKWILNKLSALNKQIQKVFKTYDFSIIGVEIYQFIFTDLSSWYIELIKSLNIKNEAMYVFKKILIMLHPFLPFTSDYLFNKLYNEELLEQSWPKFKRFKDSSEINLLIDAITKIRKYRDDNNISKKEKLYLCLKEKISKKNLNILLSLTNSEYKKNKDFLIVLDNNSIFIEISQEQKQKQKQELEKKIAFCQSEITRAQNILSNQNFIAKAPKEKIKLEEDKLQRYKQELQIYLEELKWKY